A segment of the Corynebacterium resistens DSM 45100 genome:
ATCTTCCTTGACGATGTCACTGTCTCCCGTCGCCACGCTGAGTTCCGTCGCAACGGCGATCAGTACGAGGTTGTCGACGTTGGATCCTTGAACGGCACTTACGTAAACCGTGAACCAAAGAACTCTTCGGTTCTGAGCAACGGTGATGAGATCCAGATCGGCAAGTTCCGTCTGGTATTCCTCAACGGCACCAAGTAGGGAGTAGGACACAAGTGAGCGCACAGGCTGCCCGAGCGCAATCTGCCCGCAAGGTCTCCACTCCGGCAGGGGTTGGCCAGGTTCTGCCGACATCGTCTATCGGCGATGTTCTAAAGCAGCTAAAGCCTGACTTTCCCGATGTCACCGTGTCCAAAATCCGCTTCCTTGAGTCCGAAGGTCTCATTAGTCCGCGAAGGAGTCAGTCCGGATACCGGCGATTCTCTCCGGAGGATATCGCACGGTTGCGCTATATTCTGACCCACCAGCGCGATAACTACCTTCCCCTTAAAGTTATCCGTGAGCAGCTCGCTGCCATGGATTCCGGAAAGGTCACTCCGGTAAGCGCCAAGCAGGGGCGCGCTGGAGTTGTGAGTGCCGAGCAGTTGCGGGCAGCGGAGTCGCGTCGACTCACTCGGGCTGATGTCACCGCGCGTGCGGGGGTTAGCGACTCTTTCACCGGTAGCGTAATTCGCATGGGGCTCATCAATGCCGATGGCTCCGGGTTTTACTCGGTGGACGATGTTGAAGTTGTTCAACTCGCGTTCTCCCTTACCGAGTACGGCCTGGATTCCCGCCATTTGAAGTCCTTGTTGACCATCGCGAACCGGCAATATGACATTGTCGCCCGAGTGTCGGAGCCACTGGCACATGGTCGCGATGAGAACGCGCGCCAGCGTTCCTTAGAAACCGCTCGTGAAGTAAGCGCGCTCTTGGTTTCCCTGAATACAGCGCTGGTTAAGGGCAATTTGGGATAGTGCGTTCCCTCAATTTCATCGGTCGGCTTAACTCCACCCTGCTTTCCGATGCAGAGTGGAATGCAACTAGTCCTGACGTGCTAATTTTTGGGACCGCGGATTTCTCCCACATCCTTCCTATCTGGGTGGAGCGCACACGTAACTTTGGGGGTAGGCCCACAGATGCCGTGGTGTTCGCGGCGATGCTCTCCGAGGATCCGGATGGTCAAGTTTGGTCGGCGGAATTGGCCACTGGCTCACGGGGGCAGTTCACAGCCGGCTTAGCGGCGGGGGATAGGTACATCGATTGTCGGCCAAGTCTGCTGGAACCATTGATTCGCATGGGGGCGCTCCGCGAAATCCGCATGAAGTCCGCGCTAGAGCCTTCGCTTATTCCAGTCAATAGGGAGTGGCTGGAAAAGCTCCAATCCGCCTGCTCTGAACAGCTCTATCGTTTTGTGGATCGACGCCCCGAGCAAATCGATCCCAGCCAGGAGTGGGCTGACAGCCTATTCGATGAGGATCAAAGCGTGGAGGAAACCACCACTTTTGCGGCCCTCATTGACGAAGGATTTGAACCGGAACGCGTGCGTCTTGTGATGGAAACAGACGACGAAACGCAAGGCCCAGGGGGAGTTTTCCTGCGATGGTCCGGGCTTGATCTTGGCGTTCCGGCAGACGTCAGTGAAGGTTTCGAAAGAATGTGGAAAGCTCTGGGCTTGGAAGAAGAACTGGAGGCGTGGCTTTCCGATGCCGTTGGAGAGGACGATGAATCCTCCGAGTAGTCCGCTCGATGTGGTCCAAGAAATAGCGGGCGTGTTGTTACATGCGTGAAATTTGTGACTAGTGTTAAACTAAACCCTGAAGTTGAACTCTAAGGTTAGGGTTATAGCTTGTTCGAGGATTTCCTTGTCGTGCTGTTGACGCAGCAAGGATTCTCGAAGAAGATAAGCAAGAGTTGAAATTACATTCGTGAGAATTAAAGCGGATGTCACACAACGCCAGGAGTGACGTTTTATGAGCACCAAGAACATTGAGCCGCAACAGGATGCGCTCTTTGATATCAACGGACCTGACGAAGAGGTTGGGTACCGCGTACCCATTGCCTGCCAGGTTGCTGGCATCACCTATCGACAGCTGGACTATTGGGCGCGCACCGGCTTAGTGCAGCCAACCATCCGGACGGCAGCAGGTTCTGGTTCCCAACGCTTGTACTCTTTCCGCGATATTTTGGTGCTCAAGATCGTCAAAGGGCTGCTGGATACCGGCATTTCTTTGCAGAACATCCGTAAGGCCGTAGAGAAGCTGGAAAACCTCGGTGTTGATGACCTTTCGGGAATCACCCTAGTTTCCGATGGCACGACCGTGTATGAATGCCGTTCCCCAGAAGAGGTTATCGACTTGCTCAACGGTGGCCAAGGCGTGTTCGGTATCGCAGTGCCCGGGTTGATGAAGGAACTGACTGGCACCATCACGGCATTCCCTTCCGAGAAAGTCTCTCAAGATCCCGCCATCGACGAACTGGCGGAGCGCCGTCGGCGTCGAATGGCTTAAACTCTCACTGCTCGAAACTTCAACTCCTTCTCCGCCCTACGCAGCATGTTTTTAGCGTAGGGCGGCTTTTAATGCGCGTTCGAACTGTAGGGAATCGGGCGCACTGTGTACCTCGCCACCTGCTGCATTCGCTAGAGATGTTAGAGCTGGGTGATCAACGTTTTCGCCAATGCTCACGACATCCAAGCGGATCGGTGCTTTCGAATGGAGTGCACGAATGCGTTCTATTGCAGATTCCAAGGTGACCCGGCCACCATCGTTGGGTCCGTCAGTAATAAGGACGACTCGAGCGGGAGATTGCGCGCCTGGCATCCCCGCACCAGCGACAGCGGAAGCATACGCTGCTGCTATGGATTCGTAGGTGTGCGTTGCTCCCTTTGCCCCCAGTTGATTGAGGATGGAAATAGCGATCGTTCCGTTATCGCGATTGGTGATGTCAACGTTGTTGCGAAATGGAGTGCGGGCAGAGTCGCTGAGTGGGGAGGAATAGTTCCACAGCCCGACAGCACCACCTCGTTCGCCAACCTTGCGCATAGCATCAGATAGTGGTTTCCGAATATTATCCAAGCGGGTGGCTGATCCTTCTACCAAAGTCATCGAACCTGAGGTATCCAACACGAAGGTGACATCTCGGGGCGAGGCAGCACGCGGCTTCATGTCTGAGCCGACCTTGTCTCCACGAGCATCACCTGCCGCTCCAGGAGAAGTACTTGCCGGGGTACTGCCAGTACCGCTTTCGGCCTCATTCATTTGAGCGCGATCGGCGCCGTTTTCCAACGCGAATTTCCCAAGGTCTTGGGCAG
Coding sequences within it:
- a CDS encoding MerR family transcriptional regulator, whose amino-acid sequence is MSTKNIEPQQDALFDINGPDEEVGYRVPIACQVAGITYRQLDYWARTGLVQPTIRTAAGSGSQRLYSFRDILVLKIVKGLLDTGISLQNIRKAVEKLENLGVDDLSGITLVSDGTTVYECRSPEEVIDLLNGGQGVFGIAVPGLMKELTGTITAFPSEKVSQDPAIDELAERRRRRMA
- a CDS encoding vWA domain-containing protein; its protein translation is MARHANGRSSFQLAGWVWALLIALLVVTALVLGWKRVAENNQADVEAPTCAEGEYTLNAWVAPQREEAAQKLAEKYNSSDRVVRDKCTKVAFTTASDDEVRGKLKKPENVAAWLPADSQGARAAANKAGLQVGTGDSAKIGGGALLLFSGGNQLEEQASRTAQDLGKFALENGADRAQMNEAESGTGSTPASTSPGAAGDARGDKVGSDMKPRAASPRDVTFVLDTSGSMTLVEGSATRLDNIRKPLSDAMRKVGERGGAVGLWNYSSPLSDSARTPFRNNVDITNRDNGTIAISILNQLGAKGATHTYESIAAAYASAVAGAGMPGAQSPARVVLITDGPNDGGRVTLESAIERIRALHSKAPIRLDVVSIGENVDHPALTSLANAAGGEVHSAPDSLQFERALKAALR
- the ftsR gene encoding transcriptional regulator FtsR — encoded protein: MSAQAARAQSARKVSTPAGVGQVLPTSSIGDVLKQLKPDFPDVTVSKIRFLESEGLISPRRSQSGYRRFSPEDIARLRYILTHQRDNYLPLKVIREQLAAMDSGKVTPVSAKQGRAGVVSAEQLRAAESRRLTRADVTARAGVSDSFTGSVIRMGLINADGSGFYSVDDVEVVQLAFSLTEYGLDSRHLKSLLTIANRQYDIVARVSEPLAHGRDENARQRSLETAREVSALLVSLNTALVKGNLG